The Bacteroidota bacterium genome has a window encoding:
- a CDS encoding OmpH family outer membrane protein, with protein MRNFRKLIVTTCVLFFAVASQAQNQEKFGHLDFATLYSMMPGIDSVKVQYEQYAKSVQEQYNAMQTEYQNKVVDYQSNQATLSAIIKQTKEREIQDLQSRIEAFQISAQQDLQDKEAALSEPLIEKARNAVKEVAKENGYTYILNTSGGMLLYADPSDDIMELVKKKLGIQ; from the coding sequence ATGAGAAATTTTAGAAAACTAATCGTAACAACGTGTGTTTTGTTTTTTGCGGTAGCCTCGCAAGCACAGAATCAGGAAAAATTTGGTCACCTTGATTTTGCTACCCTTTATAGCATGATGCCAGGAATTGATTCTGTGAAAGTTCAATATGAACAATATGCTAAAAGTGTTCAGGAACAGTATAATGCCATGCAGACTGAGTATCAGAATAAGGTTGTTGATTATCAGTCAAATCAGGCCACTTTGTCTGCTATAATCAAACAAACCAAAGAAAGAGAAATCCAGGACCTCCAGTCACGTATTGAGGCTTTTCAGATATCAGCCCAGCAGGATCTCCAGGATAAAGAAGCCGCTCTATCCGAACCACTTATTGAAAAAGCCCGGAATGCCGTTAAAGAAGTTGCAAAAGAAAATGGTTATACCTATATTTTAAACACTTCGGGAGGAATGCTTCTTTATGCTGACCCAAGTGATGATATAATGGAATTGGTGAAGAAAAAGCTGGGTATACAATAG
- a CDS encoding OmpH family outer membrane protein, which produces MKRIILTFTLLINMALFSFAQKYAFVDTDYILENIPEYNDSQSVLDDLAKQWQKEIETRYNEIDQLYKAYQAESVLLPEEMKKKRQDDIIKKEKEVKELQMQRFGKDGDLFKKRQELIKPLQEKIYNAVEEIATEGNYAMIFDKAGSLTMLYANSKYDLSDDVLDKLGYTYNSNKSDNTEKPDNKVK; this is translated from the coding sequence ATGAAAAGAATTATTTTGACCTTTACACTACTGATTAATATGGCATTATTTTCTTTTGCACAGAAATATGCATTTGTTGACACAGATTATATTCTTGAAAACATACCTGAATATAATGATTCACAGTCTGTCTTAGATGATCTTGCCAAACAATGGCAAAAAGAAATCGAAACCAGGTATAACGAAATTGATCAGCTTTATAAAGCCTATCAGGCTGAATCTGTTCTGTTACCTGAAGAAATGAAGAAAAAACGACAGGATGATATTATTAAAAAAGAAAAAGAAGTTAAAGAATTGCAGATGCAGAGGTTTGGAAAAGATGGAGATTTATTCAAAAAAAGACAGGAGTTGATAAAGCCGCTACAGGAGAAAATTTATAATGCAGTAGAGGAAATTGCTACAGAAGGTAATTATGCTATGATATTCGATAAAGCTGGCAGCCTTACAATGCTGTATGCAAATTCAAAGTATGACCTGAGCGATGATGTTCTCGATAAATTGGGTTATACATACAATTCCAATAAGTCAGATAATACGGAAAAACCAGACAATAAAGTAAAATAA